A part of Verrucomicrobiota bacterium genomic DNA contains:
- a CDS encoding type II toxin-antitoxin system prevent-host-death family antitoxin: MRGNSPMQTISYTDARNQLAGLMNTASRDREPIIITRNGAGKVVLLAIEEYEAMETTLHLHSTGVNATQIQQSLDDYEAGKIQTGELCD, from the coding sequence ATGCGGGGCAATTCCCCCATGCAAACGATCAGTTATACAGACGCTAGAAATCAACTTGCCGGGTTAATGAATACCGCATCCCGCGACCGCGAACCTATCATCATTACTCGGAATGGAGCCGGGAAAGTGGTGCTACTGGCCATCGAAGAGTATGAGGCGATGGAGACGACGCTGCATCTTCATTCTACAGGGGTAAATGCCACCCAAATTCAGCAAAGTCTGGACGATTACGAAGCAGGCAAAATCCAGACGGGTGAGCTATGCGACTGA
- a CDS encoding Txe/YoeB family addiction module toxin: MRLRWLPNGWKDYRYWQENDRKILERVNELVKDAQRNPFTGIGKPEPMKNNLKGWWSRRITQEHRFIDKVENESLLIMQCRFHYDGHVC; encoded by the coding sequence ATGCGACTGAGGTGGTTACCGAATGGATGGAAAGACTACCGCTACTGGCAGGAAAACGACCGCAAAATCCTCGAGCGAGTGAACGAACTCGTCAAGGACGCGCAGCGTAATCCGTTCACGGGTATCGGCAAGCCTGAACCTATGAAAAATAATCTCAAAGGCTGGTGGTCGAGGCGGATTACTCAGGAGCACCGCTTTATCGATAAGGTAGAAAACGAAAGCCTCCTGATCATGCAGTGTAGGTTCCACTACGATGGTCACGTGTGCTGA
- a CDS encoding AraC family transcriptional regulator, translated as MATPDKKLTISDKILQNRISDTVEAGAYWLSVYGPDETRFKRELTNRQHRHTYYEFCLVRSGSGIFEHGQKKYPLKTGDLFIALPGVFHEISSFKTKDLVLDFCSFGLVPRQWEGQSRATVIIDHFLKDPLPYRKNYGFLASYVQTLRSLGGYPGQRSLYFRTELMKQFVLQAMDALTGHTGGTDSTPHPQHTRDATLSKALHFLESNLHRNVEVCELSRHCGMSERNLRRLFQATYGHTIHYEIQNRRCLRAKTLLSMGDFTIKEVGHQIGIESPAQFSRWFTKWAECTPREFRNRSSANFLKAPGLESLETEFFSRDRKI; from the coding sequence ATGGCTACACCGGACAAAAAATTGACCATTTCGGACAAAATACTCCAGAACCGGATTTCCGACACTGTCGAAGCGGGGGCTTATTGGTTATCTGTCTATGGCCCTGATGAGACCCGTTTCAAACGGGAATTGACTAACCGGCAACACCGGCATACCTATTATGAATTCTGTCTTGTCCGGAGCGGCAGCGGGATTTTTGAGCACGGGCAAAAGAAATATCCGCTCAAAACCGGTGACCTCTTTATTGCGCTACCGGGGGTCTTCCACGAAATATCCTCCTTCAAGACCAAAGACCTCGTCTTGGATTTCTGCAGCTTCGGACTGGTCCCTCGCCAGTGGGAAGGACAAAGCCGTGCCACAGTGATTATCGATCACTTCCTGAAAGATCCGCTCCCCTACCGCAAAAACTACGGGTTCCTAGCCTCTTACGTCCAGACTCTCAGGAGTCTCGGGGGATACCCAGGCCAAAGAAGCCTCTATTTCCGTACCGAGCTCATGAAACAATTTGTCCTCCAAGCCATGGATGCCTTGACCGGACACACCGGTGGCACGGACTCGACCCCGCACCCGCAGCACACCCGCGATGCCACCCTGTCTAAGGCCCTCCACTTCCTCGAAAGTAATTTGCACCGCAACGTCGAAGTGTGTGAACTCTCCCGGCACTGCGGGATGTCCGAACGCAATTTGCGCAGGCTCTTCCAAGCCACTTACGGCCACACGATCCACTACGAAATCCAAAACCGGCGTTGTCTCCGCGCCAAAACCCTCCTGTCGATGGGGGACTTTACCATCAAAGAAGTCGGCCATCAAATCGGCATCGAGAGCCCCGCCCAGTTCAGCCGGTGGTTCACCAAATGGGCTGAATGCACCCCCCGTGAATTTCGCAATCGATCATCCGCAAATTTCTTAAAAGCCCCCGGATTAGAGAGCTTAGAAACAGAATTCTTCTCCCGGGACAGGAAAATTTAA
- a CDS encoding phytanoyl-CoA dioxygenase family protein — translation MSPTLLNEPTFKVTAEMINSFKENGYLVVENLIDLGLVEVLRRDADETVAMAMEAKAKGEAAAQGSHAGVFTWSGDYMSPEEMKKYEVNGIHDMQFHRGSFSRLIMEKNVGDLAQALLGPDVMLHHTKLIYKKPHTGGMFPMHQDYPYFPFKNHSMLAFSIHLDDTDDHNGGLRVIPGSHKLGPLALANKPGQSMYVDQKKYKLEDGISAPVKAGGVVIFNYLTLHGSPVNHSDRFRRNILLQIRDAHDIPDGEMHSSRGQGMILRGKNPHFYATDLSNRH, via the coding sequence ATGTCCCCCACACTACTCAATGAACCAACATTCAAAGTAACCGCCGAAATGATCAATTCCTTTAAAGAAAATGGTTATCTCGTGGTTGAAAACCTGATTGATCTTGGATTAGTCGAGGTACTCCGCCGTGATGCCGATGAAACTGTCGCCATGGCCATGGAAGCCAAGGCTAAAGGAGAGGCTGCTGCCCAAGGCTCTCATGCTGGGGTTTTTACTTGGTCTGGCGATTATATGAGTCCCGAGGAAATGAAGAAATATGAAGTCAACGGGATCCATGACATGCAGTTCCACCGCGGGAGTTTTTCACGCCTGATCATGGAAAAGAATGTCGGGGATCTGGCGCAGGCTCTGCTCGGGCCTGACGTGATGCTCCACCATACGAAGTTAATTTATAAAAAGCCCCACACGGGCGGGATGTTCCCGATGCACCAGGACTATCCTTATTTCCCGTTCAAGAACCACAGCATGCTGGCTTTCTCCATCCACCTCGATGACACAGATGATCATAATGGCGGGCTCCGAGTGATCCCGGGCAGTCACAAGCTCGGTCCCTTGGCCTTAGCGAATAAACCCGGGCAAAGCATGTATGTGGATCAAAAGAAGTATAAGCTCGAAGACGGGATCAGTGCCCCGGTGAAAGCGGGTGGGGTCGTGATTTTTAATTACCTGACACTGCATGGCTCACCCGTGAATCATTCAGATCGTTTCCGTCGTAATATTCTGCTGCAGATCAGGGATGCTCATGACATTCCTGATGGGGAAATGCATAGTTCACGAGGACAAGGCATGATTTTGCGTGGGAAAAATCCGCACTTTTACGCGACAGACCTGAGTAACCGGCATTAA
- a CDS encoding uroporphyrinogen decarboxylase family protein, whose translation MEDTLKMTPRERFIRALERKPLQGLVPHFELVFFLTMEAFGKVHFSQRRYDQWDQMSQKERDLHITDSAQLYIQTAEYFGHSAIFLHPNPSSDTEIFRLIDKVRELSGDKYFLMMHGDATFAIPDGNTMVDFSYKMVDEPEALLKEAQDMVDNNLRFIEKVRNHGGLDGFALCSDYCLNDGPFMSPKNFSKFVGSYLKQTVKNQRDAGFYVIKHTDGDIMPILDQLVDANPHALHSIDPQARVDIAEVEKLVGDKVALCGNVNCGLIDTGTEAEAIESTRYALKHGMPGGGYIFSTSNCIYTGMRLERYKLILDVWRKEGIYA comes from the coding sequence ATGGAAGACACATTAAAGATGACGCCCCGTGAACGTTTTATCCGAGCCCTTGAACGAAAACCGTTGCAGGGTTTGGTTCCCCATTTTGAGCTGGTTTTTTTCCTAACGATGGAGGCTTTCGGGAAAGTTCATTTTTCCCAGCGGCGTTATGATCAGTGGGATCAGATGAGCCAAAAGGAGAGGGACCTGCATATCACCGACAGCGCTCAGCTTTACATACAAACGGCTGAGTACTTCGGACATAGTGCGATTTTCCTGCATCCAAATCCTTCTAGCGACACGGAGATTTTCCGGCTCATCGACAAGGTCCGTGAATTGTCCGGGGATAAATATTTCCTCATGATGCATGGGGATGCGACCTTCGCGATTCCGGACGGGAATACCATGGTGGATTTTTCCTACAAGATGGTGGATGAACCTGAGGCGCTGCTCAAGGAGGCTCAAGATATGGTTGATAACAATTTGCGTTTCATCGAAAAAGTCAGAAATCATGGCGGCTTAGACGGGTTCGCTTTGTGCTCGGATTATTGCCTCAATGATGGGCCATTCATGAGTCCCAAAAATTTCTCTAAATTCGTCGGCTCTTACCTGAAGCAGACTGTCAAAAACCAGCGTGATGCGGGGTTCTACGTGATTAAACATACCGACGGCGATATCATGCCGATCCTTGATCAGCTCGTGGATGCAAATCCCCATGCGCTGCACTCCATCGATCCTCAGGCAAGAGTGGACATCGCCGAGGTTGAAAAACTCGTCGGTGACAAAGTCGCCCTTTGCGGAAATGTCAACTGCGGCTTGATCGACACGGGCACAGAAGCGGAAGCAATCGAATCCACCCGTTACGCCCTCAAACACGGTATGCCCGGCGGCGGATATATCTTTTCGACGAGTAACTGTATTTATACAGGCATGCGCCTCGAACGTTATAAACTCATCCTCGATGTCTGGCGCAAAGAAGGTATTTACGCCTAA
- the glgA gene encoding glycogen synthase GlgA, with the protein MGKKKDKNSKKGKKLQKEVVQATKTLESTEAALKLHKKGKKSPPKAKDSKPKADVTKIKAQAPSKKAPTSLQKKPLKKTILKPGKSGKFRILFVASECEPFAKTGGLADVVSALPRELKRQGHDVRIIIPFYDTIDPVRYNIKFRFSSCIHMGKGEENWVGIHEGMLYDEVPVMFVDYSRFFKRGAIYGDIGGEYQDNAFRFGLLSKAALQVCKDLAWTPHVMHLHDWPTSLTATFLKTWDRILSPLSHTASVLTIHNMGYQGKFHASAFTYIGLGGEYFNGGVIEDFGGLNLLKAGIHFADAITTVSPTYAKEILGPIGGCGLDSQLLAKKDDLFGILNGVDYTQWNPETDKFITATYSINDMRGKAKCKFELQKRLGLITNPHIPLFGIISRIADQKGFDLIEEALPRALDAMDMQFCLLGSGDTRTEDFFRSLEHRFRGRVGVYIGYNNELSHMIEAGSDFFLMPSLYEPCGLNQMYSLRYGTLPIVRAIGGLNDTVENYDEATGQGTGFKFNEISAWALYNTIGWAISTWFDRPHHIESLRRNAMERRFTWEHSAKEYVHVYERAIKNRANYS; encoded by the coding sequence ATGGGAAAGAAAAAAGATAAAAATTCGAAAAAGGGCAAGAAACTTCAAAAAGAAGTAGTCCAGGCCACCAAGACGCTCGAATCTACCGAAGCAGCCTTAAAACTCCATAAAAAAGGCAAAAAGTCCCCACCAAAGGCCAAGGATTCAAAGCCAAAAGCCGACGTGACAAAGATAAAAGCCCAAGCCCCCAGCAAAAAAGCTCCGACTTCTCTACAGAAAAAGCCGCTCAAAAAAACAATACTCAAGCCCGGAAAATCAGGCAAATTTCGTATCCTTTTTGTCGCATCTGAGTGTGAACCATTTGCAAAGACCGGTGGACTGGCTGATGTCGTCTCGGCATTGCCCCGCGAACTCAAACGCCAAGGGCATGATGTCAGGATCATCATCCCCTTTTATGACACGATAGACCCGGTGAGATACAATATTAAATTCCGCTTTTCCTCCTGTATCCACATGGGTAAGGGTGAAGAGAACTGGGTCGGTATCCATGAAGGCATGCTTTATGACGAGGTCCCGGTCATGTTCGTCGATTACTCGCGTTTTTTCAAACGGGGGGCGATTTATGGTGATATCGGGGGGGAATACCAGGATAACGCATTCCGTTTCGGCCTCCTGAGCAAGGCCGCCCTGCAAGTCTGCAAGGACCTGGCCTGGACTCCCCATGTCATGCACCTCCATGATTGGCCGACATCACTCACAGCGACCTTCCTGAAAACCTGGGACCGTATCCTCTCCCCCCTCTCGCACACGGCCAGTGTACTCACGATCCATAATATGGGTTACCAAGGCAAATTCCACGCCAGTGCTTTTACTTATATCGGTCTGGGTGGGGAATATTTTAACGGGGGAGTCATTGAAGATTTTGGCGGGTTAAATCTCTTAAAGGCCGGTATCCACTTTGCCGATGCGATCACAACGGTGTCCCCGACTTATGCCAAGGAAATCCTCGGACCCATCGGCGGATGCGGACTCGACAGCCAGCTCCTCGCCAAAAAAGACGACCTCTTCGGTATCCTCAACGGCGTGGATTACACCCAGTGGAACCCCGAAACCGACAAATTCATCACCGCTACCTACTCGATTAATGACATGCGCGGCAAAGCCAAATGCAAATTCGAACTCCAAAAGAGGCTCGGACTCATCACGAATCCCCACATTCCCCTTTTCGGAATCATTTCCCGCATTGCCGACCAAAAGGGATTCGACCTGATTGAGGAAGCCCTGCCCCGGGCACTCGACGCCATGGACATGCAGTTTTGTCTCTTAGGCAGCGGGGATACACGCACCGAAGATTTCTTCCGTTCCCTCGAGCACCGTTTTCGCGGGCGGGTCGGTGTTTATATCGGATATAATAATGAACTCAGTCACATGATCGAGGCCGGTAGCGACTTTTTCCTGATGCCCTCCCTTTATGAACCCTGCGGCCTGAACCAAATGTATTCCCTCAGATACGGCACCCTGCCCATCGTTCGTGCCATCGGTGGGCTTAATGACACGGTGGAAAATTATGATGAAGCCACCGGCCAAGGCACCGGCTTTAAATTTAATGAGATTTCCGCTTGGGCCCTGTATAACACCATCGGCTGGGCCATCTCCACTTGGTTCGACCGCCCCCATCACATCGAGAGCCTGCGCCGTAACGCCATGGAACGCCGATTCACTTGGGAACATTCGGCCAAGGAATATGTCCACGTCTATGAACGGGCGATAAAAAACCGGGCAAATTATTCTTAA
- a CDS encoding 3-methyladenine DNA glycosylase: protein MEILHEQVWLDRARAHSSRVSRWVQPHLQRKSMEQKEPVVDFLFSYYSLRPGQLLKWTPGEGVILGGARGESFLNEKHFARVEGRGVALDIKSLASKRMVGLSYIRNLLRTTLVRPAQFACYGLHEWAMVYRAPEIRHTELPLRMAPDQIARFVETQNICCTHFDAFRFFTPEARPRNKWQLERPGQTDFEQPGCIHANMDLYKWAYKLLPWIASELVADCFELAMTARKIDMRASPYDLEAAGYAPIRIETPEGREEYVEAQKQIARDAEPLRQRLIQAYERVIGHQG, encoded by the coding sequence ATGGAAATCCTGCATGAACAGGTTTGGCTGGATAGAGCCCGTGCACACTCGTCCCGGGTGTCGCGCTGGGTCCAGCCCCATTTACAGCGCAAGAGCATGGAGCAAAAAGAGCCTGTCGTCGATTTTCTTTTTTCATATTACTCGTTACGTCCCGGGCAACTCTTAAAATGGACCCCGGGCGAGGGCGTGATCCTGGGAGGGGCGAGGGGTGAAAGTTTTCTAAATGAAAAGCATTTTGCCCGCGTGGAGGGCCGGGGGGTCGCCTTGGATATAAAAAGCTTGGCCTCAAAGAGGATGGTAGGACTCTCTTACATCCGCAATTTGCTCCGGACGACTCTCGTGCGACCCGCGCAATTTGCCTGTTACGGCCTTCACGAATGGGCCATGGTTTATCGGGCCCCGGAGATCCGGCATACAGAATTACCTTTGAGGATGGCCCCGGACCAAATCGCGCGGTTTGTCGAAACCCAGAATATCTGCTGCACACATTTTGATGCTTTCCGGTTTTTTACCCCCGAGGCTCGGCCCCGGAATAAATGGCAGCTCGAACGCCCCGGCCAAACGGATTTCGAGCAGCCCGGCTGTATCCATGCAAATATGGACCTTTATAAATGGGCATATAAATTACTCCCCTGGATCGCTTCCGAGCTCGTCGCCGACTGTTTCGAACTGGCCATGACCGCCCGGAAAATCGATATGCGCGCCAGCCCTTATGATCTTGAGGCGGCCGGTTACGCCCCTATCCGGATCGAAACCCCCGAGGGCCGGGAGGAATATGTCGAAGCGCAGAAACAAATTGCCCGGGATGCCGAGCCTCTCCGGCAAAGATTGATTCAGGCTTATGAACGGGTGATTGGTCATCAGGGTTAA
- a CDS encoding CNNM domain-containing protein, whose translation MTILLVSVTVAVVVSFLCSLMEAMLLSLNPVRLEAAAGKGKLWAKMWMRMKSNIDRPIAAILILNTIAHTGGATFAGGAFDDVYGAENLWIFSIIFTAVILVCTEILPKVIGVSFAERLAPIFGPILQVMIFFLRPIIFLTEFISKPFKNKHNENQMSILDLTTITRMAHSSAIISSAQQSIILNTASLQNKMVRDIMIPIDALTYFSLVKSNIDNFERAATTLHTRYPVSKDGTIQGITGYLNYKELLAMSPSRKEAVIANFVRPIIKISDSLKIEEGLKILTSKRYHLALVEAPDGSIIGMITMEDIIEAVIGEVSNEFDQLPDEIRQVSPDKWKIDGGTTLKEIYQKTKFSPKTENFNITVDKWIKAKSSKPVVSGFSFEENSFVVTVLQIRRGEIYRILLAQMALNEAP comes from the coding sequence ATGACGATTTTATTAGTTAGTGTAACGGTCGCTGTCGTGGTTTCGTTTCTTTGCTCACTCATGGAGGCTATGCTCCTGAGCTTGAATCCCGTCCGGCTCGAAGCGGCGGCGGGCAAGGGCAAGCTCTGGGCCAAAATGTGGATGCGTATGAAATCGAATATTGATCGGCCGATTGCGGCTATCCTGATTCTTAATACCATCGCCCACACCGGAGGAGCCACTTTTGCTGGTGGTGCCTTTGATGATGTGTATGGAGCAGAAAATTTGTGGATATTCTCCATCATATTCACAGCAGTCATCCTTGTCTGCACAGAAATCCTGCCAAAGGTGATCGGAGTAAGCTTTGCGGAGAGACTGGCTCCCATTTTTGGTCCGATTCTGCAAGTAATGATCTTTTTTCTTCGACCAATCATATTCCTGACTGAGTTCATCTCAAAACCATTCAAGAATAAACATAATGAGAACCAAATGAGTATTTTAGACTTAACCACCATCACTCGTATGGCCCATTCAAGTGCCATCATCAGCTCGGCGCAACAATCAATCATTCTTAATACTGCCAGCCTACAAAATAAAATGGTGCGCGATATCATGATCCCGATTGATGCCCTCACCTACTTCAGTCTGGTTAAAAGTAACATTGATAATTTTGAACGGGCGGCTACCACCCTGCACACCCGTTATCCCGTCAGCAAGGATGGCACGATACAGGGCATCACCGGATACCTAAACTACAAAGAGCTCTTGGCCATGTCTCCCAGCCGCAAAGAGGCCGTGATCGCAAATTTCGTGCGTCCCATCATTAAAATATCTGATTCCCTCAAAATCGAGGAAGGTCTGAAAATTCTGACCTCAAAACGTTATCACCTCGCTTTAGTCGAGGCTCCTGATGGCAGTATTATCGGGATGATCACGATGGAAGATATTATCGAGGCGGTCATTGGCGAAGTCTCCAATGAATTTGACCAGCTCCCCGATGAAATCCGCCAAGTTTCTCCGGACAAATGGAAAATCGATGGGGGCACCACCTTGAAAGAGATTTATCAAAAAACAAAATTCAGTCCCAAGACTGAGAACTTTAATATCACTGTCGATAAGTGGATAAAGGCCAAAAGCTCAAAACCTGTTGTCTCTGGCTTTTCTTTTGAAGAGAATAGCTTCGTCGTTACCGTCCTCCAAATCCGACGCGGAGAAATATACCGTATTTTGCTCGCGCAAATGGCTCTGAATGAAGCTCCCTAA
- the ruvA gene encoding Holliday junction branch migration protein RuvA, giving the protein MISFIRGKLVEAKPTAVCVECGGLGYDVHIPLSSFGKLPAIGAEVYLRTHLTIREDAHILFGFATEEERELFRLLIDKVSGVGPVLALKVLSGMNVDQFKACVLSGDTKTLSKLPGLGKKTAERIVVELKDKLSLGPVSSTGMDISGGSAQIARTGENAAFHDAVGALVALGFKQADAWTAVRNLLGKPESKDMKLEEIVREAINSLT; this is encoded by the coding sequence ATGATTAGTTTTATCCGAGGAAAACTTGTGGAAGCCAAACCGACGGCGGTATGTGTGGAGTGCGGAGGGCTGGGGTATGATGTGCATATCCCGCTTTCGAGCTTCGGCAAATTGCCTGCAATCGGTGCGGAAGTATATTTACGTACCCATCTCACGATCCGAGAGGATGCTCATATCCTTTTCGGTTTTGCTACGGAGGAGGAACGTGAACTTTTCCGCTTGCTCATCGATAAGGTCAGTGGTGTGGGTCCGGTGCTGGCACTTAAAGTCTTGAGCGGGATGAATGTGGATCAGTTCAAAGCCTGTGTCTTGAGCGGGGACACCAAGACCCTGAGCAAATTGCCCGGGTTAGGCAAAAAGACGGCTGAACGGATCGTCGTCGAGCTCAAGGATAAACTCTCCCTCGGCCCGGTCAGTAGTACGGGAATGGATATTTCCGGCGGTTCTGCGCAAATTGCCCGGACGGGTGAAAATGCAGCGTTCCATGACGCCGTGGGGGCACTGGTCGCCTTGGGCTTTAAACAGGCCGATGCCTGGACAGCCGTGCGCAATTTGCTCGGTAAACCCGAGTCGAAGGATATGAAGCTTGAGGAAATCGTCCGCGAAGCCATCAACTCGCTGACTTAG